From the genome of Nakamurella flavida:
AGGTCTGGCCAACCAGCTCTTCCAGTGGAGCGCGGGACGGGTGCTCGCCGATGAACACGGTGTTCCTCTGATCCTGGACGCATCGCTGGTCTGTCGACCGGATGGTCGGGGACTCCAGGTGGACCGGTTGTCCGATCACGAGCGGCTCGTCGAGCCCGGAGAGCTCACGCGCAGGCTCTGGTCGTCTGCGCATCGATGGTTGCCTCGGGTGCCACTGGGCCTGGTCAAGCGAATCGCGCTGCGGAGGCCGAGGGCCACCCGCCGATGCGGGGACCTCAGGGCTGCTCGTGTCGTCCTGGGGTCCGGCCGGTCACCGCGCCTGGCCGGCTTGTTCCAGGAGCCCGATCTCCTGTTCGCGCAGCGGGAGAACATCAGGGAGCGCGTCCGGACCCGGCTCCCGGCGGGCGGTGCGGTCGCGTCCCTGCCCGAGAACTATGCCGCTGTTCACATTCGGCGGGGCGACTACGTCTCGAACGAGAAATATCGGCGACTGTTCGGCGTCTGCAGCGAGCAGTACTTCCGCAGGGCCATCCGCCGACTCGATCCGTCCCTGCCGATCGCCTTCGTCAGCGACGATCCCGCGTGGTGTCGATCGTTCGCCACCTCGCTCGGTTTTCCCGCGCACCGCATCCTGCCCCCGTCCGGCAACGACCACTTCGATGACCTGGCCACGATCGCCCGCGCGAAGGAGGTGGTGCTGTCGAACAGCACGTTCTCCTGGTGGGGCGTCTACCTGGGTGAGCCGGTCACGGTCATCTGTCCGGAACCATGGTTCACCGAGCGTTCCCGCGACCGCGGTCTCGTACTGCCGGGGTGGATCAGAGTGCCTCGTGACTGACATCGAAGGGCGCCACCGCACGGTCGCTGTCCGTACTTCATGGCGTGACAAGTGGCGCCGTGTCCAGGAACTCGGACTCTACGGGGCAGGCCCACTCGCGATCTTCATCACGGCTCCGGTCCTGGCGCAGGGTCTGGGACCTGACGCCCGCGGTGACTTCGGGGTGGCCCAGGCGGTCGTCTCCTTCGCGGCTGCCGTGGGTGCGTGCGGCCAGGCCGAGGTGTATCTCGCCGATCGTAGGGAGGGGTCAGGTAATTATCGGGCGGCCGCGAGGGTCGCTCTGCTGGGCGCGGTGGTCACCTCGCTGCTGGCGGTGGCGGTCATGCTCGCACTCCGGCTGGACTTCGCGTTGTCGCTCGCAGCCGCGGTGCTGGTGCCCGTCATCACCCAATCGCAGCTGTGGCGGTCCGCAGCCGTCAGCCTGGGACGCATCGCCCTCCCCGCGTACTCCAGTGCGATGGCCGCCGCACTGCGCGTCCTGGCGCTGTCGGCCTTGTGGTGGGCGGCCGTCCTGAATGCGACGAGCGCCATGGCAGCCGTGCAGATGACGACTGCACTCGCCGGGGCGATCGTGCTCGGTCGAATGGTGCGCAGGCCCGGCTCTGTGGTCTCCGTCCCGTCGAGCCGGGGGCAGTATCAGGTACTGCTCCGCCGCGGAGCGCCCCTGCTGTTGTTCTCCGTGCTCACCAGCATCACCTTGCGCAGCGACATCCTCGCAGTGCAGATGTTCGCGAGTTCCGAGCAGGTCGGTGTCTATGCCGCGGCTTCGTCCCTGAGCATCTCCGTGCTGGCGATCTCGGGCGCGTTCAAGTCGCGTGTCCAGGCTGCGCTCTTCGGCGATGACGCGCGCGCCGGGCTCAGGCTGGAGATGCGGATCATCGCGTTCCTGGTGGTTCCCGCGGGCGTGCTCGCGTCCGTCGGCAGTCCGTGGATTGTGCAGATCCTCTTCGGGCCGGGTTATGGCGATGCAGTGTCCGTCCTTCGCATCCTGAGCTTCGCCGCTGTCGCTCTCGTCTTCCTGGATGTGGCGCATGCGGCAGTCGTCGTTCTCGGCCTGCGCAGACAACTCATCGGTGTGGCCGCGGTGGGCGCGGGTGTGTCCGTCGTCGCGTTGGTCGCGTTGGTACCCGCATTCGGTGCTGACGGCGCCGCGCTGGCAAGCCTGTTGGGGTACTCCGCCGGAGCCGTCACCGGCTGGCTCTGCGTCCGGAAGGCACTGGCCGATGACCGTTGAACTCTCGAGACCTCCGTCCGGATCCCCCGGTCCACGACACGGCCGTCCCACCAGGGACCTCGCCGCGCGCCGCGTCGCCGAGGTGATGACCGTCGCGGTCATCCTGATGTACCCGCGACCGCAGGGACTGAGCGGCACGGTGATCGCGCTGGTCGGGATCGTCCTGCTCGTCGTCGGTCTGCTGGTCGGAATCAGACCGACCGCCCCACCCGTGCCCACTGTCGTCTTCGTGATGTGCGCGCTTGCATCCGCTGTCGTCAACGCCGCCGGGAGGGAGAGCTCCGGTCTGGCTGAGATCGCGGCCATGCTGATCCCGCTCGGGATGGCCGGATCCATCGTCACCGTCCTGTCGTTCGAGCGCTTCATCCAGCTCGCGGACAGGGCATTGAAAGCCGTGGTGTGTCTGAGTCTCGTCGTGGCGTTCCTGATCCCGTCGATCGGGGTGACCCAGCGCGACGTCAACGCTGGAGCCATCCGCGGGATCTACGAACATCGCAACGGCTTTGCCTACGTCATCGCTCTGGCACTGGTCACTCACCTGGCCGCCTGTGCCATCCGTGGTGGGTATCGGTCGAGTCTGTGGTGGGTCCCCATCTTCGGGTTCGGCATGCTGGGTGCGAGTTCGGTGAGCGCGCTGGCGCTCGTGGCAGTGTCCGTCGCTCTGTATCTCTGGGTCAGATTGCTGCGCGGTCTCAGCCCCGAGGTTCGCTCGATGGTGACCCTCGCCGCTTCGAGCGCTGCCCTGCTGATCGCCTTGGCCGCGACACTGTCCTGGTCACGTCTGCTGGACGCCTTCGACCGCGAGGACACTTTCCTCAGCAGGACCGAGATCTGGCAGGGGGCGGTCACGGCATGGCGGGAACGCCCCCTCCTCGGTTTCGGATGGGGCAATGTCCTGGGAGCGGACGACTCGCCGGCAGCAGTCATCGCGGCGTTCTCGGGATACGACGTTCGCAGCACGCACAACGGTTATCTGGCAGTGGCACTCCAGTTGGGGGTCGTCGGTCTCGTCGTCGCCCTCGGTTACCTGGCGGGCCTCGTGGTCCTGGTTCTGCGGCGTGCGGCTTCGGACCCGAGCGGACCGGCGGCCTGGGCGCTCCAGATCGTCGTCATCCTCGTGCTGGGCGACCTCGTCGAGACCCGGGCCTTCGTGAACATCGGATGGTTCCTTCTCGCCGTCATCTGGCTCTACGTCAAAGGGGCGAACCGTTCCTGCTCCTCGGCGAGCATCGATTGATGCCCGCGACGTCAGGAACGAGGCCGGCCATCGGCTGAGGCCTCACGATGGTCCTGGTACCAGCGGTATGTCTGCGTGAGCCCGGTGGGTAGGTCCACCGACGAGGTCCACCCGGTGCCGTGCAGCCGGGAGACGTCCAGCAGCTTCTGCGGGGTCCCGTCCGGTTTGCCGGTGTCCCACTCGATCGTCCCGCCGAACCCGACGGTGTCGGCGACCATGCCGGCGATCTCGGCGATGGTGTGGTCGACCCCGGTCCCCACGTTGATCGGTGCGGGGTCGTCGTAGAACTCGAGCAGATGGAGGCAGGCGTCGGCGAGGTCGTCCGCGTGGAGGAACTCCCGTCGCGGTGTGCCGCTGCCCCAGCAGGTGACCGTCGGGTCGCCCCGCCGGGCGGCCTCGTCGAATCGCCGGATCAACGCCGGCAGCACGTGGCTCTGGGTGGGGTGGAAGTTGTCACCGGGCCCGTAGAGATTGGTGGGCATCGCGGAGATGTAGGGCAGGCCGTCCTGGCGGCGGATCGCCTGGATCTGCAGGATGCCGGCGATCTTGGCGATGGCGTACGCGTCGTTGGTGGGTTCCAAGGGTCCGGTGAGGAGGGAGTCCTCACGGATCGGCTGTTCGGCGAACTTCGGGTAGATGCAGCTCGATCCCAGGAAGAGGAAGCGCGGGACGCCGACGGCGCGGGCCGCGTCCAGCAGGTTGACCTGGATGCGGAGGTTCTCGGACAGGAAGTCGGCCGGGTAGGTGCTGTTGGCCAGGATGCCCCCGACCCTGGCCGCCGCGTCGATGATCACGTCCGGCCGTGCCTCGGCCACGAAGGCCATGGTGGCGTCACGGTCGCGCAGGTCGAGCTCAGCGCTGGTCCTGCCGGTGAGGGTGCCGACCCCGCGCCGTTCCAGCGCCCGCCACAGAGCGGAGCCGGCCAGTCCACGATGGCCGGCCACGTACACCCGGGTCCCGGGGAGGAGGGGGAAACGCTGCGTGTCGGTCACGGCGGGGATGGTCTCAGATTGATGGTTCTGCCGCTGTGTAGCCGAGTAATTACGCCGGGCACACCCTCTCGCTCCTAGTGTTCCGCACAGTTAGTAAGCGAAGAGGAGCTCAGGGTGACGCACGGAACGGAACGGCCGGCGAGGACCGCGCTCATCACCGGGATCACCGGCCAGGACGGCTCGTACCTGGCGGAATTGCTGCTGGAGAAGGGCTACACGGTCCACGGGCTGATCCGTCGGTCGTCCACGTTCAACACCGCGCGGATCGACCACCTGTACCAGGACCCGCACGACCCGGCGGCGCGGCTCTTCCTGCACCACGGCGACCTGACCGACGGATCCCGGCTGGTCACCCTCATCGAGCGGATCCAGCCGACCGAGGTCTACAACCTGGCGGCGCAGTCGCACGTGCGCGTGTCGTTCGACGAGCCGGAGTTCACCGGCATGACGACCGGCCTCGGCACGACCCGGCTCCTCGAGGCCATCCGGGCCAGTGGTGTGCCCGCCCGCTTCTACCAGGCCAGCAGCTCCGAGATGTTCGGCGCGACACCGCCTCCGCAGAACGAGGACACCCCGTTCTGGCCGCGGTCGCCCTATGGTGCGGCAAAGGTCTACTCGTACTGGATCACCCGGAACTACCGCGAGGCCTACGACCTGTTCGCCGTCAACGGCATCCTGTTCAACCACGAGTCACCCCGCCGGGGCGAGACCTTCGTGACCCGGAAGATCGCCATGGCGGCAGCGGCGATCGCCGCGGGCAAGCAGGAGACCCTCTTCATGGGCAATCTCGATGCGGTCCGCGACTGGGGCTACGCCAAGGAGTACGTCGAGGGCATGTGGCGCATGCTGCAGGCGGACACTCCGCGCGACTACGTCCTGGCCACCGGGACCTCATACACCGTGCGCGATTTCCTCGAGTTCTGCTTCTCGGCGGTCGACCTCGAATGGCAGAACCACGTCAGCTTCGATCCCCGGTACCTGCGGCCCAGCGAGGTCGACTCCCTGGTCGGCGACGCCTCCCGCGCCCACGCCGATCTGGGCTGGAAGGCCGAGGTGCTGCCGCCCCAGCTCGCTCGCATCATGACGCAGGCCGAGGTCCAGGCGCAGATCTGACGCCTGCCGACCCGGGTGGGGGCCCGGGTCCCCGCCGCCGGTCCATGCACCGCGCGGACAGTAGATCGCGGCCGAGAACAGCGCCGCAGGACATCGAGACACGGACGGGGGTCGAGGGGATGCGTGCGGACCACGAGGCTCAGCCGGCCTCCGACCGGGTTACCCCGACCACCGCTGCCGACCACTGGCGATCCTACGAACCGGTCATCACCGTCACCTCGGCACTGCCCGTGACCCGGGAACATCCGTTCCAGGTTCCCGGAGCACCACAGCCACCTGAGCCCGTGTCCGCCACCCACCGGCCGGATCCCGAACCCCTGCCCCGCCCACGCGGTCGCTGGGTCACCTCCTACGCCCGGCACCTCTTCCTGACCGATCTCGTGGTGGTCACCGCGATGGTGCTGTTGGCGCAGGGCATCCGGTTCGAGTCGGTCTTCGACGTGACCATTGCCGGCATGTCGGACCTGAACTACTGGGCCGTCTCGGGCGTTCTCGTCGTGCTGTGGATGCTGGCGCTCGCGGTGAACGGCGGGTACGACCGCAAGATCCTGGGCTCCGGTCCCCGGGAGTACCACCGGGTGGTGAACGCCTCCCTGTACCTGTTCGGGTTCATCGCGATCGTGTCGTACCTGGGCCGTCTCGACATCGCCCGCGGTTACCTCGTTCTCGCCCTCCCGCTGGGTCTGGTCGGAATCCTGGCCGGTCGCTGGGTGTGGCGGCTGCTGCTCCGCGAGCACCGCCGGACCGGGACCCACCTGCACAACGTGCTCGTCGTCGGCAGTCGGCGCAGCGCGCTCGACCTGGCCACCCGACTGCGCTCGGCCCCGGACTTCGGCTATCGGGTGTCGGCGCTGTGCCTGCCCACGACGGGGATCGGCCCAGTCGGGCCCACCGGCGATGTCGGCGGCTTCCCGGTGATCGGCGATCTCGGCGACGTCCTGGCCGCCATCCGCTCCTCCGGCGTCGACACAGTCGCGGTGTCCTCCTCCGAGCAGTTCGGGTCCGAGGAGGTGCGCCGGCTCGGCTGGCAGCTGGAGGGCAGCGGCATCCGGCTGTGCCTGGCGCCCTCGCTCACCGATGTCGCCGGCCCTCGCATCCACATCAAGCCGGTGGCCGGTCTCCCGCTGATGCACGTCGAGGAGCCACGCTTCCGGGGTCCCAAGCTGGTCCTCAAGACGGCCCTGGACCTGTCCGTCGCCGGGGTCGGGCTGCTGGTCCTCTCGCCGGTGATGCTCGCTGTCGCCCTGGCCATCGCGGTCAAGGACCCGGGGCCGATCTTCTTCCGGCAGGAGCGGGTGGGTCGGGCGGGGGAGCGGTTCCGGGTGTGGAAGTTCCGGTCCATGACCGTCGGCGCCGACCGGGTGGTCGACCAGGCCCGCAGCACCGCCGGTCAGCAGCACGAGGTGTTCTACAAGTCCGCGTCCGACGCCCGGGTCACCCCGCTCGGGGCCTTCCTGCGGAGGACCAGCCTGGACGAGTTGCCGCAGCTGTTCAACGTCGTCACCGGCCAGATGAGCATCGTCGGGCCACGCCCCCTCGTTCCGGGGGAGGGCGCCGAGATCGGGCACTTCCTGGAGCGCCGCATGCTGGTCAAGCCGGGCATCACCGGCCTCTGGCAGGTCTCCGGCCGCTCCGACGTCAGTGCCACCGAACGCATCCGGCTCGACTTCTACTACGTCGAGAACTGGTCCGTGGCGGGCGACCTCACCATCATGGTGAAGACGGTGAAGGCGGTGGTCGCCGGGCGCGGCGCGTACTGAGCCGACCGGACCGGCCGATCCGTCGCGACCACCGGGTCACCCGGCGGTCAGCACCGCGGTGAGCGCGTCCACGATCTCGGTGAGTTCGCCGTCGGTGATGACGAACGGCGGCGACACCTGCACCCCGCCGGCGCCCACCGCCCGGGTGGCGATCCCGCGGCCCCGCAGGGCGGCGGCGGTGGCCATCGCCGTGGGCGGGTCGGCCAGCTGGACCGCGGCCAGCGCGCCCGTGCCGCTGCGGACCTCGTGCACCCCGGGGATGTCGGCCAGCGGCGCGAGCAGCTCGTGCATCCGCGCGGCCAGGGTGTCGGCGACGGTGAGCAGGTCCTCCCGCTCGATGATGTCCAGCGTGGCCATGGCCGCGGCG
Proteins encoded in this window:
- a CDS encoding alpha-1,2-fucosyltransferase — encoded protein: MLADEHGVPLILDASLVCRPDGRGLQVDRLSDHERLVEPGELTRRLWSSAHRWLPRVPLGLVKRIALRRPRATRRCGDLRAARVVLGSGRSPRLAGLFQEPDLLFAQRENIRERVRTRLPAGGAVASLPENYAAVHIRRGDYVSNEKYRRLFGVCSEQYFRRAIRRLDPSLPIAFVSDDPAWCRSFATSLGFPAHRILPPSGNDHFDDLATIARAKEVVLSNSTFSWWGVYLGEPVTVICPEPWFTERSRDRGLVLPGWIRVPRD
- a CDS encoding lipopolysaccharide biosynthesis protein, with protein sequence MTDIEGRHRTVAVRTSWRDKWRRVQELGLYGAGPLAIFITAPVLAQGLGPDARGDFGVAQAVVSFAAAVGACGQAEVYLADRREGSGNYRAAARVALLGAVVTSLLAVAVMLALRLDFALSLAAAVLVPVITQSQLWRSAAVSLGRIALPAYSSAMAAALRVLALSALWWAAVLNATSAMAAVQMTTALAGAIVLGRMVRRPGSVVSVPSSRGQYQVLLRRGAPLLLFSVLTSITLRSDILAVQMFASSEQVGVYAAASSLSISVLAISGAFKSRVQAALFGDDARAGLRLEMRIIAFLVVPAGVLASVGSPWIVQILFGPGYGDAVSVLRILSFAAVALVFLDVAHAAVVVLGLRRQLIGVAAVGAGVSVVALVALVPAFGADGAALASLLGYSAGAVTGWLCVRKALADDR
- a CDS encoding O-antigen ligase family protein; amino-acid sequence: MTVAVILMYPRPQGLSGTVIALVGIVLLVVGLLVGIRPTAPPVPTVVFVMCALASAVVNAAGRESSGLAEIAAMLIPLGMAGSIVTVLSFERFIQLADRALKAVVCLSLVVAFLIPSIGVTQRDVNAGAIRGIYEHRNGFAYVIALALVTHLAACAIRGGYRSSLWWVPIFGFGMLGASSVSALALVAVSVALYLWVRLLRGLSPEVRSMVTLAASSAALLIALAATLSWSRLLDAFDREDTFLSRTEIWQGAVTAWRERPLLGFGWGNVLGADDSPAAVIAAFSGYDVRSTHNGYLAVALQLGVVGLVVALGYLAGLVVLVLRRAASDPSGPAAWALQIVVILVLGDLVETRAFVNIGWFLLAVIWLYVKGANRSCSSASID
- a CDS encoding GDP-L-fucose synthase family protein yields the protein MTDTQRFPLLPGTRVYVAGHRGLAGSALWRALERRGVGTLTGRTSAELDLRDRDATMAFVAEARPDVIIDAAARVGGILANSTYPADFLSENLRIQVNLLDAARAVGVPRFLFLGSSCIYPKFAEQPIREDSLLTGPLEPTNDAYAIAKIAGILQIQAIRRQDGLPYISAMPTNLYGPGDNFHPTQSHVLPALIRRFDEAARRGDPTVTCWGSGTPRREFLHADDLADACLHLLEFYDDPAPINVGTGVDHTIAEIAGMVADTVGFGGTIEWDTGKPDGTPQKLLDVSRLHGTGWTSSVDLPTGLTQTYRWYQDHREASADGRPRS
- the gmd gene encoding GDP-mannose 4,6-dehydratase, coding for MTHGTERPARTALITGITGQDGSYLAELLLEKGYTVHGLIRRSSTFNTARIDHLYQDPHDPAARLFLHHGDLTDGSRLVTLIERIQPTEVYNLAAQSHVRVSFDEPEFTGMTTGLGTTRLLEAIRASGVPARFYQASSSEMFGATPPPQNEDTPFWPRSPYGAAKVYSYWITRNYREAYDLFAVNGILFNHESPRRGETFVTRKIAMAAAAIAAGKQETLFMGNLDAVRDWGYAKEYVEGMWRMLQADTPRDYVLATGTSYTVRDFLEFCFSAVDLEWQNHVSFDPRYLRPSEVDSLVGDASRAHADLGWKAEVLPPQLARIMTQAEVQAQI
- a CDS encoding sugar transferase — encoded protein: MSATHRPDPEPLPRPRGRWVTSYARHLFLTDLVVVTAMVLLAQGIRFESVFDVTIAGMSDLNYWAVSGVLVVLWMLALAVNGGYDRKILGSGPREYHRVVNASLYLFGFIAIVSYLGRLDIARGYLVLALPLGLVGILAGRWVWRLLLREHRRTGTHLHNVLVVGSRRSALDLATRLRSAPDFGYRVSALCLPTTGIGPVGPTGDVGGFPVIGDLGDVLAAIRSSGVDTVAVSSSEQFGSEEVRRLGWQLEGSGIRLCLAPSLTDVAGPRIHIKPVAGLPLMHVEEPRFRGPKLVLKTALDLSVAGVGLLVLSPVMLAVALAIAVKDPGPIFFRQERVGRAGERFRVWKFRSMTVGADRVVDQARSTAGQQHEVFYKSASDARVTPLGAFLRRTSLDELPQLFNVVTGQMSIVGPRPLVPGEGAEIGHFLERRMLVKPGITGLWQVSGRSDVSATERIRLDFYYVENWSVAGDLTIMVKTVKAVVAGRGAY